In Sphingomonas phyllosphaerae, one DNA window encodes the following:
- a CDS encoding rod shape-determining protein, translated as MIFSRLFKMTSHDMAIDLGTANTVVYVRGRGIVLNEPSVVAVETINGVKRVKAVGEDAKLMMGKTPGSIEAIRPLRDGVIADIDVAEQMIKYFIEKVHGRRRFMRWPEIVICVPSGSTKVERRAIRDAAQNAGASAVYLIEEPMAAAIGADMPVTEPVGSMVVDIGGGTTEVAVLSLRGLAYTTSVRVGGDKMDEAIVSYVRRNHNLLIGEATAERIKQELGCAKPPADGIGKTVYIKGRDLVNGVPKEIQITQAQIAEAVSEPVAAIVDGVRIALENTAPELAADIVDQGIVLTGGGALLQGLDEVLRDETGLPVTIADDPLICVAVGTGRALEDPLFRAVLQNG; from the coding sequence ATGATATTCTCGCGCCTGTTCAAGATGACCTCGCACGACATGGCGATCGATCTCGGAACCGCGAACACGGTCGTTTACGTGCGCGGCCGCGGCATCGTGCTCAACGAGCCGTCGGTGGTGGCGGTCGAGACGATCAACGGCGTCAAGCGCGTCAAGGCAGTCGGAGAAGACGCCAAGTTGATGATGGGCAAGACGCCCGGATCGATCGAGGCGATTCGGCCGCTGCGCGACGGCGTGATCGCCGACATCGACGTCGCCGAGCAGATGATCAAATATTTCATCGAGAAGGTGCACGGGCGCCGGCGTTTCATGCGCTGGCCGGAGATCGTGATCTGCGTCCCCTCCGGCTCGACCAAGGTGGAGCGTCGCGCGATCCGCGACGCCGCGCAGAATGCCGGCGCCAGCGCGGTGTATCTGATCGAGGAACCGATGGCGGCGGCGATCGGTGCGGACATGCCGGTGACCGAGCCGGTCGGCTCGATGGTCGTCGACATCGGCGGCGGCACGACCGAGGTCGCGGTGCTGTCGCTGCGCGGGCTCGCCTATACGACGTCGGTGCGCGTCGGTGGCGACAAGATGGACGAGGCGATCGTCAGCTATGTGCGCCGCAACCACAATCTGCTGATCGGCGAAGCGACTGCCGAGCGGATCAAGCAGGAACTGGGCTGCGCCAAGCCGCCGGCCGACGGGATCGGCAAGACCGTCTATATCAAGGGGCGCGATCTGGTGAACGGCGTGCCCAAGGAAATCCAGATCACGCAGGCGCAGATCGCCGAGGCGGTCAGCGAGCCGGTCGCCGCGATCGTCGACGGCGTGCGGATCGCGCTGGAAAACACCGCCCCGGAACTGGCGGCGGACATCGTCGATCAGGGGATCGTGCTGACCGGCGGCGGTGCGCTGCTGCAGGGGCTGGACGAAGTGCTGCGCGACGAAACCGGGCTGCCGGTGACGATCGCGGACGACCCGCTGATCTGCGTCGCGGTCGGCACCGGCCGCGCGCTGGAGGATCCGCTGTTCCGCGCGGTATTGCAGAACGGGTAA